Proteins from a single region of Drosophila biarmipes strain raj3 chromosome 3R, RU_DBia_V1.1, whole genome shotgun sequence:
- the LOC108025007 gene encoding prolyl 4-hydroxylase subunit alpha-2-like has product MKTALIVLAGLVFAHISFCRSAIRPASSTLKLTHFLQIHKNLVEHLENYIKTLDSKLKVINEALVDLATYHIQFEDDKLAIISSPVGSYSLIHHMQSDWTHWQLFLQEEPGKDELESLMSKTKYLPMEEDVSEVCQGISSIINAYYLLPKDIARGSFLGKQYMYSLSPLDCLRMADYSIANKDLEKSKQWLQVAISILENPSYIEPLSPLPHVSIANVYLKLAEVFVKQRK; this is encoded by the exons ATGAAGACTGCCCTTATTGTATTAGCCGGTTTGGTCTTCGCTCATATATCTTTTTGTAGATCCGCCATTCGCCCTGCTTCATCCACTCTTAAGTTGACACACTTTTTACAAATCCATAAAAATTTGGTGGAGCACTTGGAGAACTATATAAAGACGTTGGATTCGAAATTGAAAGTAATCAATGA AGCCCTTGTCGACTTGGCGACATATCACATTCAGTTTGAGGATGACAAATTGGCAATCATATCAAGTCCAGTGGGCAGTTACTCCTTGATTCATCACATGCAATCCGATTGGACTCATTGGCAGCTCTTTCTGCAGGAGGAGCCAGGAAAAG ATGAACTGGAATCCCTCATGTCCAAAACAAAGTATCTACCCATGGAAGAAGACGTATCAGAAGTCTGTCAGGGCATTTCGAGCATTATAAACGCTTATTATTTACTTCCCAAGGACATTGCAAGAGGATCCTTTTTAGGAAAGCAATACAT GTACTCATTGTCTCCTCTTGATTGCCTTCGGATGGCAGATTACAGTATAGCTAATAAAGACTTGGAGAAGTCCAAGCAGTGGCTTCAGGTGGCTATTTCTATACTAGAAAATCCAAGTTATATTGAACCTCTTTCTCCACTTCCGCACGTGAGTATCGCCAATGTGTACCTAAAACTAGCAGAAGTTTTTGTAAAACAACGTAAGTAA
- the LOC108025132 gene encoding prolyl 4-hydroxylase subunit alpha-2: MGDLISSEHYLLNILQNFTNELQSRVDTIEYYLEMVGYDEEEELPTDPIESFRLIRRLYSDYSNWVWYLEQQPWETFVEHIIAIAPKMPTEKDIGEAIRGFKLIQMVYSLPTREVAEGVLQSIHHNTSLNAMECYTIAKDMAKNNELKFAREWLNVGVEKYLEDRENEALYTQLGVPLVSLYELFVEVEDALGSRHLALSELQAALKEWPEKVSLSRAQSRLEMKTRIGKEPHIKKEIEIGAYQQCCSSECRPNTKLVCLYNSTASHFLRYAPLKMEILSLDPYMVLYHDVVSESDIVSIKNLSKGGLRRTKTFDDKGALKEDPGRTTKGFWLNDGEEVVQRMARLTQDMTNFDLEKSESFQLMNYGIGGYYGTHFDFLGFAKKESDHPPDRIATVVFYLSHVPQGGATIFPNLKVSVFPKKGSALLWYNLDHKGVGDRRTAHSACPTIVGSRWVMTKWIREDKQVFRRPCLKSI; encoded by the exons ATGGGAGATCTAATTTCCTCTGAGCATTACTTGCTAAATATACTGCAGAACTTTACCAATGAACTGCAATCGAGAGTGGATACAATCGAATA CTATTTGGAAATGGTGGGCTACGATGAAGAAGAGGAGCTGCCCACCGACCCCATAGAGTCCTTTCGGCTCATTCGTCGTCTCTACTCGGACTATTCCAATTGGGTGTGGTATTTGGAGCAGCAGCCTTGGGAGA CTTTTGTGGAACACATAATTGCTATTGCTCCGAAAATGCCAACGGAGAAGGACATTGGGGAGGCCATCAGGGGTTTCAAACTCATTCAGATGGTCTACTCCCTGCCAACTCGTGAAGTGGCCGAAGGAGTTTTGCAAAGCATCCATCATAA CACCTCGCTTAATGCAATGGAGTGCTATACCATTGCCAAGGATATGGCCAAGAACAACGAACTTAAGTTTGCCCGGGAGTGGTTAAATGTGGGTGTGGAAAAGTACTTGGAGGACCGGGAAAATGAGGCCTTGTACACCCAGCTTGGGGTACCCCTGGTCAGTTTGTATGAGCTTTTTGTGGAGGTTGAAGATGCACTAG GCTCTCGACACTTGGCCTTGAGTGAACTGCAAGCTGCCCTAAAGGAGTGGCCGGAGAAGGTCAGTCTATCAAGGGCTCAATCTCGTTTGGAAATGAAAACTCGGATCGGCAAGGAACCACATATAAAA AAAGAAATCGAAATTGGTGCCTATCAGCAATGCTGCTCCTCGGAGTGTCGACCCAATACCAAACTCGTCTGCTTGTACAACTCCACTGCCTCACATTTCCTGCGATATGCTCCTCTCAAGATGGAAATTCTGTCCCTCGATCCCTATATGGTTCTTTATCACGATGTGGTCTCCGAAAGCGATATAGTCAGCATTAAGAACCTGTCGAAGGGTGGTCTTCGGCGAACCAAAACCTTTGACGACAAGGGAGCCTTGAAGGAAGACCCGGGTCGCACCACCAAGGGTTTCTGGTTGAATGATGGGGAAGAAGTGGTCCAGAGAATGGCCCGACTGACTCAGGACATGACCAATTTCGACCTCGAGAAATCCGAGAGCTTTCAGCTAATGAACTACGGAATAGGCGGATACTACGGCACCCATTTCGACTTTTTGGGATTCGCGAAG AAGGAAAGCGATCACCCACCCGACCGCATAGCCACAGTCGTGTTTTAT TTAAGCCATGTGCCCCAAGGTGGAGCCACAATATTTCCGAATCTTAAAGTCTCGGTTTTCCCCAAGAAGGGCTCTGCACTTCTGTGGTACAATCTTGATCACAAGGGGGTTGGCGATAGAAGGACCGCGCACTCAGCTTGTCCCACCATAGTGGGTTCTAGATGGG TTATGACCAAGTGGATAAGGGAAGACAAGCAAGTTTTCAGAAGGCCCTGCTTGAAGAGCATTTAG
- the LOC108025006 gene encoding prolyl 4-hydroxylase subunit alpha-1-like isoform X2, with amino-acid sequence MKEIPRKRKNSLDNPFFTYSFMRHMQADWLMWHEYLGKPVGLDQLAYMQSRKSSMPQERDFMDAADGVTRMQGTYQLLASDIANGLLDEVQYSSSLTAIDCLELAWSRIYRNYLPSAEQWILAGIEAHDRPNPQVEMQSLRGPKKADLYRELGQLRAELQNHDGAVKAYQMALKESPDDPEIYQEYRSYEKVVLNSPERGADTFKQDEEYEAYDRAQLSNCCSGRCKLSPKLKKLHCFYNHATSPFLRLAPIKTEILSVDPFISLLHGMISPKESALIRSSSKEHILPSNYYSGEVQDFVVGSSRFSKSVWYENSYNEATLKITERLGDATGLDMNHAELFQVINYGLGGFFETHMDLKLAENVRFQGTADRMATAIFYLSNVTQGGATLFPSLNITVFPKFGSALFWFNLDHKGNNQLDTTHTGCPVIVGSKWVVSKFIEDSGQEFRRPCFGLR; translated from the exons ATGAAGGAAATACCAAGGAAAAGAAAGAATTCTTTGGACAACCCTTTCTTCACCTACTCCTTCATGCGTCATATGCAGGCTGATTGGTTGATGTGGCATGAGTATCTGGGGAAGCCTGTGGGCTTGG ACCAACTTGCTTATATGCAGTCTCGAAAATCGTCTATGCCACAGGAACGAGACTTTATGGACGCCGCTGATGGCGTTACCAGAATGCAGGGGACTTACCAACTTTTGGCGAGTGATATAGCCAATGGCCTGCTCGATGAAGTGCAATACAG CTCCTCACTAACAGCCATAGATTGCCTGGAGTTGGCTTGGAGTAGGATATACCGAAACTACTTGCCATCTGCGGAGCAATGGATTCTGGCAGGCATTGAGGCCCATGATCGACCAAATCCTCAAGTGGAAATGCAGTCTCTAAGAGGACCTAAGAAGGCGGATCTTTATAGAGAGCTGGGACAATTGCGGGCAGAGCTGC AAAATCATGATGGTGCCGTTAAAGCCTATCAGATGGCCCTGAAAGAGTCGCCCGACGACCCGGAAATATATCAGGAATATCGTTCTTACGAAAAAGTTGTTCTTAATTCTCCTGAAAGAGGGGCAGATACTTTCAAGCAAGATGAGGAGTACGAGGCCTACGATCGCGCTCAGTTGTCAAACTGTTGCAGTGGTCGCTGTAAACTATCCCCAAAACTCAAAAAACTACACTGCTTCTACAACCATGCAACCTCCCCATTCCTGCGACTGGCCCCCATCAAAACGGAGATACTCTCTGTCGATCCTTTCATATCGCTCCTTCACGGTATGATCTCCCCAAAGGAAAGTGCTTTGATTCGGTCTTCTAGCAAGGAGCACATTTTGCCATCCAACTATTACAGTGGCGAGGTGCAGGACTTTGTGGTGGGCTCATCGCGATTTTCAAAGTCAGTTTGGTATGAGAATAGCTATAATGAGGCAACCTTGAAAATAACTGAACGCTTGGGAGATGCAACTGGGTTGGATATGAACCACGCGGAGCTGTTCCAGGTCATCAACTATGGGCTGGGCGGCTTCTTTGAGACGCATATGGACTTGAAGCTTGCCGAGAACGTCAGATTCCAAGGAACTGCCGATCGAATGGCTACAGCAATCTTTTAT TTAAGTAATGTCACTCAAGGTGGGGCTACCCTTTTCCCAAGTCTTAACATCACGGTCTTTCCAAAGTTCGGATCGGCCCTCTTCTGGTTCAATTTGGACCACAAGGGTAATAATCAATTGGACACCACACATACTGGCTGTCCCGTCATCGTGGGTTCCAAATGGG TTGTAAGCAAGTTTATAGAGGATAGTGGACAAGAGTTCAGAAGGCCATGCTTCGGCCTTCGATGA
- the LOC108025006 gene encoding prolyl 4-hydroxylase subunit alpha-1-like isoform X1 gives MLIYRLLLVGILFRGPSLSQVLEASTEQRYSRSVVNMDELLKMEDDLIKNLENHKEQLSRKAETIRRGIRQMKEIPRKRKNSLDNPFFTYSFMRHMQADWLMWHEYLGKPVGLDQLAYMQSRKSSMPQERDFMDAADGVTRMQGTYQLLASDIANGLLDEVQYSSSLTAIDCLELAWSRIYRNYLPSAEQWILAGIEAHDRPNPQVEMQSLRGPKKADLYRELGQLRAELQNHDGAVKAYQMALKESPDDPEIYQEYRSYEKVVLNSPERGADTFKQDEEYEAYDRAQLSNCCSGRCKLSPKLKKLHCFYNHATSPFLRLAPIKTEILSVDPFISLLHGMISPKESALIRSSSKEHILPSNYYSGEVQDFVVGSSRFSKSVWYENSYNEATLKITERLGDATGLDMNHAELFQVINYGLGGFFETHMDLKLAENVRFQGTADRMATAIFYLSNVTQGGATLFPSLNITVFPKFGSALFWFNLDHKGNNQLDTTHTGCPVIVGSKWVVSKFIEDSGQEFRRPCFGLR, from the exons ATGCTCATCTATAGACTGCTGTTAGTGGGTATTCTTTTTCGCGGGCCAAGTCTTTCTCAGGTATTGGAGGCAAGTACCGAACAGCGATATTCCAGATCTGTGGTCAATATGGATGAACTACTGAAAATGGAAGACGATCTGAttaaaaatttggaaaaccATAAGGAACAGCTTTCCCGTAAAGCCGAAACCATTAGGAG GGGGATTCGACAGATGAAGGAAATACCAAGGAAAAGAAAGAATTCTTTGGACAACCCTTTCTTCACCTACTCCTTCATGCGTCATATGCAGGCTGATTGGTTGATGTGGCATGAGTATCTGGGGAAGCCTGTGGGCTTGG ACCAACTTGCTTATATGCAGTCTCGAAAATCGTCTATGCCACAGGAACGAGACTTTATGGACGCCGCTGATGGCGTTACCAGAATGCAGGGGACTTACCAACTTTTGGCGAGTGATATAGCCAATGGCCTGCTCGATGAAGTGCAATACAG CTCCTCACTAACAGCCATAGATTGCCTGGAGTTGGCTTGGAGTAGGATATACCGAAACTACTTGCCATCTGCGGAGCAATGGATTCTGGCAGGCATTGAGGCCCATGATCGACCAAATCCTCAAGTGGAAATGCAGTCTCTAAGAGGACCTAAGAAGGCGGATCTTTATAGAGAGCTGGGACAATTGCGGGCAGAGCTGC AAAATCATGATGGTGCCGTTAAAGCCTATCAGATGGCCCTGAAAGAGTCGCCCGACGACCCGGAAATATATCAGGAATATCGTTCTTACGAAAAAGTTGTTCTTAATTCTCCTGAAAGAGGGGCAGATACTTTCAAGCAAGATGAGGAGTACGAGGCCTACGATCGCGCTCAGTTGTCAAACTGTTGCAGTGGTCGCTGTAAACTATCCCCAAAACTCAAAAAACTACACTGCTTCTACAACCATGCAACCTCCCCATTCCTGCGACTGGCCCCCATCAAAACGGAGATACTCTCTGTCGATCCTTTCATATCGCTCCTTCACGGTATGATCTCCCCAAAGGAAAGTGCTTTGATTCGGTCTTCTAGCAAGGAGCACATTTTGCCATCCAACTATTACAGTGGCGAGGTGCAGGACTTTGTGGTGGGCTCATCGCGATTTTCAAAGTCAGTTTGGTATGAGAATAGCTATAATGAGGCAACCTTGAAAATAACTGAACGCTTGGGAGATGCAACTGGGTTGGATATGAACCACGCGGAGCTGTTCCAGGTCATCAACTATGGGCTGGGCGGCTTCTTTGAGACGCATATGGACTTGAAGCTTGCCGAGAACGTCAGATTCCAAGGAACTGCCGATCGAATGGCTACAGCAATCTTTTAT TTAAGTAATGTCACTCAAGGTGGGGCTACCCTTTTCCCAAGTCTTAACATCACGGTCTTTCCAAAGTTCGGATCGGCCCTCTTCTGGTTCAATTTGGACCACAAGGGTAATAATCAATTGGACACCACACATACTGGCTGTCCCGTCATCGTGGGTTCCAAATGGG TTGTAAGCAAGTTTATAGAGGATAGTGGACAAGAGTTCAGAAGGCCATGCTTCGGCCTTCGATGA
- the LOC108025006 gene encoding prolyl 4-hydroxylase subunit alpha-1-like isoform X4, whose amino-acid sequence MACSMKCNTAIDCLELAWSRIYRNYLPSAEQWILAGIEAHDRPNPQVEMQSLRGPKKADLYRELGQLRAELQNHDGAVKAYQMALKESPDDPEIYQEYRSYEKVVLNSPERGADTFKQDEEYEAYDRAQLSNCCSGRCKLSPKLKKLHCFYNHATSPFLRLAPIKTEILSVDPFISLLHGMISPKESALIRSSSKEHILPSNYYSGEVQDFVVGSSRFSKSVWYENSYNEATLKITERLGDATGLDMNHAELFQVINYGLGGFFETHMDLKLAENVRFQGTADRMATAIFYLSNVTQGGATLFPSLNITVFPKFGSALFWFNLDHKGNNQLDTTHTGCPVIVGSKWVVSKFIEDSGQEFRRPCFGLR is encoded by the exons ATGGCCTGCTCGATGAAGTGCAATACAG CCATAGATTGCCTGGAGTTGGCTTGGAGTAGGATATACCGAAACTACTTGCCATCTGCGGAGCAATGGATTCTGGCAGGCATTGAGGCCCATGATCGACCAAATCCTCAAGTGGAAATGCAGTCTCTAAGAGGACCTAAGAAGGCGGATCTTTATAGAGAGCTGGGACAATTGCGGGCAGAGCTGC AAAATCATGATGGTGCCGTTAAAGCCTATCAGATGGCCCTGAAAGAGTCGCCCGACGACCCGGAAATATATCAGGAATATCGTTCTTACGAAAAAGTTGTTCTTAATTCTCCTGAAAGAGGGGCAGATACTTTCAAGCAAGATGAGGAGTACGAGGCCTACGATCGCGCTCAGTTGTCAAACTGTTGCAGTGGTCGCTGTAAACTATCCCCAAAACTCAAAAAACTACACTGCTTCTACAACCATGCAACCTCCCCATTCCTGCGACTGGCCCCCATCAAAACGGAGATACTCTCTGTCGATCCTTTCATATCGCTCCTTCACGGTATGATCTCCCCAAAGGAAAGTGCTTTGATTCGGTCTTCTAGCAAGGAGCACATTTTGCCATCCAACTATTACAGTGGCGAGGTGCAGGACTTTGTGGTGGGCTCATCGCGATTTTCAAAGTCAGTTTGGTATGAGAATAGCTATAATGAGGCAACCTTGAAAATAACTGAACGCTTGGGAGATGCAACTGGGTTGGATATGAACCACGCGGAGCTGTTCCAGGTCATCAACTATGGGCTGGGCGGCTTCTTTGAGACGCATATGGACTTGAAGCTTGCCGAGAACGTCAGATTCCAAGGAACTGCCGATCGAATGGCTACAGCAATCTTTTAT TTAAGTAATGTCACTCAAGGTGGGGCTACCCTTTTCCCAAGTCTTAACATCACGGTCTTTCCAAAGTTCGGATCGGCCCTCTTCTGGTTCAATTTGGACCACAAGGGTAATAATCAATTGGACACCACACATACTGGCTGTCCCGTCATCGTGGGTTCCAAATGGG TTGTAAGCAAGTTTATAGAGGATAGTGGACAAGAGTTCAGAAGGCCATGCTTCGGCCTTCGATGA
- the LOC108025006 gene encoding prolyl 4-hydroxylase subunit alpha-1-like isoform X3, which produces MQSRKSSMPQERDFMDAADGVTRMQGTYQLLASDIANGLLDEVQYSSSLTAIDCLELAWSRIYRNYLPSAEQWILAGIEAHDRPNPQVEMQSLRGPKKADLYRELGQLRAELQNHDGAVKAYQMALKESPDDPEIYQEYRSYEKVVLNSPERGADTFKQDEEYEAYDRAQLSNCCSGRCKLSPKLKKLHCFYNHATSPFLRLAPIKTEILSVDPFISLLHGMISPKESALIRSSSKEHILPSNYYSGEVQDFVVGSSRFSKSVWYENSYNEATLKITERLGDATGLDMNHAELFQVINYGLGGFFETHMDLKLAENVRFQGTADRMATAIFYLSNVTQGGATLFPSLNITVFPKFGSALFWFNLDHKGNNQLDTTHTGCPVIVGSKWVVSKFIEDSGQEFRRPCFGLR; this is translated from the exons ATGCAGTCTCGAAAATCGTCTATGCCACAGGAACGAGACTTTATGGACGCCGCTGATGGCGTTACCAGAATGCAGGGGACTTACCAACTTTTGGCGAGTGATATAGCCAATGGCCTGCTCGATGAAGTGCAATACAG CTCCTCACTAACAGCCATAGATTGCCTGGAGTTGGCTTGGAGTAGGATATACCGAAACTACTTGCCATCTGCGGAGCAATGGATTCTGGCAGGCATTGAGGCCCATGATCGACCAAATCCTCAAGTGGAAATGCAGTCTCTAAGAGGACCTAAGAAGGCGGATCTTTATAGAGAGCTGGGACAATTGCGGGCAGAGCTGC AAAATCATGATGGTGCCGTTAAAGCCTATCAGATGGCCCTGAAAGAGTCGCCCGACGACCCGGAAATATATCAGGAATATCGTTCTTACGAAAAAGTTGTTCTTAATTCTCCTGAAAGAGGGGCAGATACTTTCAAGCAAGATGAGGAGTACGAGGCCTACGATCGCGCTCAGTTGTCAAACTGTTGCAGTGGTCGCTGTAAACTATCCCCAAAACTCAAAAAACTACACTGCTTCTACAACCATGCAACCTCCCCATTCCTGCGACTGGCCCCCATCAAAACGGAGATACTCTCTGTCGATCCTTTCATATCGCTCCTTCACGGTATGATCTCCCCAAAGGAAAGTGCTTTGATTCGGTCTTCTAGCAAGGAGCACATTTTGCCATCCAACTATTACAGTGGCGAGGTGCAGGACTTTGTGGTGGGCTCATCGCGATTTTCAAAGTCAGTTTGGTATGAGAATAGCTATAATGAGGCAACCTTGAAAATAACTGAACGCTTGGGAGATGCAACTGGGTTGGATATGAACCACGCGGAGCTGTTCCAGGTCATCAACTATGGGCTGGGCGGCTTCTTTGAGACGCATATGGACTTGAAGCTTGCCGAGAACGTCAGATTCCAAGGAACTGCCGATCGAATGGCTACAGCAATCTTTTAT TTAAGTAATGTCACTCAAGGTGGGGCTACCCTTTTCCCAAGTCTTAACATCACGGTCTTTCCAAAGTTCGGATCGGCCCTCTTCTGGTTCAATTTGGACCACAAGGGTAATAATCAATTGGACACCACACATACTGGCTGTCCCGTCATCGTGGGTTCCAAATGGG TTGTAAGCAAGTTTATAGAGGATAGTGGACAAGAGTTCAGAAGGCCATGCTTCGGCCTTCGATGA
- the LOC108025142 gene encoding uncharacterized protein LOC108025142: protein MWFVVRLSSVFLALIFPKWVCTTKMENYFDLDFQLMTELRSHSEDLQNHIRVLNRYIDDRRSELDKVGSDPEYYLSNPINSYSLLHRLHFDWPIWRKLMEKSLATAQILEMRELLSKIPKKYEYMSSIKKAIDFHHQEEDYLGSYEGIMGQESEVPEEGPLFSPMESLEIAQYAYDQGNYVQAEDWLNTTLRGYRNLDREEKELYNILIPVSESQVQDLYEKVKTINGKLV, encoded by the exons ATGTGGTTCGTTGTAAGACTTTCTAGTGTTTTTCTGGCATTAATATTTCCGAAATGGGTCTGTACTACGaagatggaaaattatttcgATCTCGATTTCCAACTTATGACGGAATTGAGAAGCCATTCTGAGGATTTACAAAACCATATAAGGGTGTTAAATCG TTATATAGACGACAGAAGATCGGAACTAGATAAAGTGGGAAGCGATCCGGAGTATTATTTGAGCAATCCTATTAACAGCTACTCCTTGTTGCACCGCTTGCACTTTGATTGGCCAATTTGGAGAAAACTAATGGAGAAATCTTTGGCTACAG CGCAAATCTTGGAGATGCGGGAGTTGCTAAGCAAGATTCCAAAGAAATACGAGTACATGAGTTCTATCAAAAAAGCCATAGATTTTCATCACCAGGAAGAGGATTATTTGGGATCGTACGAGGGAATTATGGGACAGGAAAGCGAGGTCCCAGAAGAAGGTCCGCTGTTTAG TCCAATGGAATCCCTGGAAATCGCACAGTATGCCTACGACCAGGGGAACTATGTTCAGGCAGAGGACTGGCTAAATACTACACTCAGGGGCTATAGAAATCTCGATCGTGAGGAAAAGGAACTTTATAATATTCTAATCCCTGTCAGTGAGAGTCAGGTGCAGGATCTCTACGAAAAAGTAAAGACAATTAATGGGAAGTTAGTTTGA